From a single Arachis hypogaea cultivar Tifrunner chromosome 3, arahy.Tifrunner.gnm2.J5K5, whole genome shotgun sequence genomic region:
- the LOC112773323 gene encoding uncharacterized protein, whose translation MVAYEAFCGRKCQSSLCWYEAGEKSLIGPEMVSETTEQIKKIRSRMLEAQSHQKSYTNRRRKPLEFEKGENVFLKVTPTTGIGRSIKIKKLNPRYIGPFEIPKRIGPVACRIALPPYLSNLHDVFHVSQLHKYTFNPSHVLEPESVQVREDLTLPVTPVRIDDTSIKRLHGKEV comes from the coding sequence ATGGTTGCATATGAGGCTTTTTGTGGAAGAAAATGCCAGTCTTcgttatgttggtatgaagcaggaGAAAAGAGCTTGATAGGACCTGAAATGGTAAGTGAAACCACTgagcaaataaagaaaatccgGAGTCGAATGCTTGAAGCTCAAAGCCATCAGAAGAGCTATACTAACCGAAGACGGAAGCCCTTAGAATTCGAGAAAGGAGAAAACGTCTTCttgaaggttactccgaccactggAATTGGGAGGTCCATCAAAATCAAGAAGTTAAATCCCCGTTACATTGGGCCGTTCGAAATCCCgaagagaattggaccagtggcATGTAGGATCGCATTACCACCATATCTTTCAAACTTGCATGACGTGTTCCACGTATCGCAACTTCATAAATACACTTTTAACCCTAGTCATGTCCTAGAGCCGGAATCagtccaagtgagagaagatctgaCGCTTCCAGTAACTCCGGTTAGGATTGATGATACCAGCATCAAGCGTCTACATGGAAAGGag